One stretch of Chitinophaga pendula DNA includes these proteins:
- a CDS encoding ABC transporter permease: MIANNIKLLWRNVLHNKITYFIGFLSLLTGITCALITFILAVYELRYDDFHQYKDRIYRVSTAVTIEGNSNRLAVSPRQLGHAIVSDLSDVTDFTRIRQYESGIFDFQGKKLMEKKVLLAEPNFFRFFSFPLVKGDTTALENPGSVVVTEDFARRVFGEADPIGKTLNFLDKFPLIVTGVVRNIPGNSHLQFNVLIAYNTFNLQDAWDEIDVYTYIMRNEKTDESTLSRKLDVFSKTHIEEAVKEYNATMALRLIPLPDIHLTTDLEDELSPAGSMGYIYMLFSIAFFFLLIGCCSYININIANSIRRVKEVGMKRVLGATPRDIAGQFVTEFMTITLVVLLLAIGLVLILLPVVSAFVDKRIGAGILYDARILVMYLLVILLAGVVSVLYLLFGLLKYSPQQMLQKRLVAGRVKFSAMQLVVLFQFGVSIIMLLMIFVIRGQVHYISTIDLGLNNKNILSVEVPVGEAGKASVFKQSLLKQPGIMAVSSDDFAPAEKDIKNIFRVNMQGKAKDKVITSYYVDESYIPTMGCTLTAGRNFNPDFPSDYNGAVLVNETLVKQMGWRDPLQERLKGPLEAGGTSDRDAAIVGVVKDFYINSLHNPIEPLVLMLSPKNGRCKYMHIKLVGNNAGGTIKKVEDIYKTHFRSAPFRYEFLEDKYDQLYKNDRKLVAILMQGTAAVLLITCLGIFGLSAMFSSRMEKEMGIRKALGCSSPEIFYLYVKRFLRLCLIANIIALPLAAYLISLWLREYTYRIGFSWIYFAGTILLSVFIVIGTTSYHAGRIARQKVVKFLRAE, encoded by the coding sequence ATGATAGCAAATAATATCAAGTTGTTATGGAGAAATGTACTTCATAATAAGATTACATATTTCATAGGATTTCTGAGCCTGCTCACGGGTATCACCTGTGCGCTGATAACATTTATTCTCGCTGTGTATGAGTTACGATATGACGATTTTCATCAGTACAAGGACCGGATATACCGGGTATCTACAGCAGTCACCATAGAAGGCAATAGCAACAGATTGGCGGTAAGTCCCCGTCAGCTGGGCCATGCTATCGTCTCCGATCTGTCAGACGTGACCGATTTCACCAGGATCCGGCAATATGAAAGCGGTATATTCGATTTCCAGGGTAAGAAACTCATGGAGAAGAAAGTATTGCTTGCGGAGCCTAATTTCTTCCGGTTCTTCTCTTTCCCCTTGGTCAAAGGTGATACCACTGCATTGGAAAATCCGGGTAGTGTGGTCGTTACAGAAGATTTTGCCCGTAGAGTATTCGGAGAGGCGGATCCAATCGGAAAGACACTCAACTTCCTGGACAAATTCCCGCTGATTGTCACCGGCGTCGTACGTAACATTCCCGGTAACAGCCATCTGCAATTCAATGTGCTGATCGCTTACAATACGTTTAACCTGCAGGATGCATGGGATGAAATTGACGTATATACCTACATCATGCGGAATGAGAAAACGGATGAAAGCACGCTTAGCAGAAAACTGGATGTTTTTTCGAAAACGCATATTGAAGAGGCTGTAAAAGAATATAATGCAACGATGGCCCTTCGCCTGATACCGCTACCGGATATCCATCTGACCACAGACCTGGAAGATGAGCTTTCACCAGCTGGTAGTATGGGATATATCTACATGTTATTCAGCATAGCATTCTTCTTCCTGCTGATCGGCTGTTGCAGTTACATCAATATAAATATCGCCAATTCTATAAGAAGGGTCAAAGAGGTAGGTATGAAAAGGGTGCTGGGTGCTACCCCACGGGATATTGCAGGGCAGTTCGTTACAGAGTTTATGACTATCACCCTGGTCGTACTGTTACTCGCAATAGGTCTGGTGCTGATCCTGTTGCCAGTAGTATCTGCATTTGTGGATAAACGTATCGGTGCAGGCATCCTGTATGATGCACGCATTCTGGTAATGTACTTGCTCGTCATATTGCTGGCAGGTGTCGTATCCGTATTGTATCTCTTGTTCGGACTACTCAAATACAGCCCGCAGCAAATGCTGCAGAAAAGGCTGGTGGCCGGAAGGGTGAAGTTCTCTGCCATGCAGCTGGTCGTGCTTTTTCAGTTCGGCGTGTCGATCATTATGCTCCTGATGATATTTGTAATAAGAGGACAGGTTCATTACATCTCTACGATAGATCTTGGACTTAATAATAAAAATATACTATCGGTAGAAGTGCCTGTAGGCGAGGCTGGTAAAGCATCTGTATTTAAACAGTCGCTGCTTAAACAGCCTGGCATCATGGCTGTCAGCAGCGATGATTTTGCACCGGCAGAGAAAGATATCAAAAATATCTTCCGGGTAAATATGCAAGGAAAAGCCAAGGATAAAGTGATCACCAGCTATTATGTGGATGAATCTTACATTCCGACCATGGGATGTACCCTGACAGCAGGTAGGAACTTTAATCCTGATTTTCCTTCTGATTACAACGGTGCTGTACTGGTGAATGAAACACTGGTAAAACAGATGGGCTGGAGAGATCCATTGCAGGAAAGATTAAAAGGGCCGCTGGAAGCAGGTGGTACCAGTGATCGTGATGCTGCTATTGTAGGGGTCGTAAAGGATTTTTATATCAACTCCCTGCATAATCCGATAGAGCCGCTGGTATTGATGTTGTCTCCCAAAAATGGTCGTTGTAAGTACATGCACATTAAGCTGGTAGGTAATAACGCCGGCGGTACGATCAAAAAAGTAGAAGATATCTATAAGACACATTTTCGAAGTGCTCCCTTCCGGTACGAGTTCCTGGAAGATAAATATGATCAGTTGTATAAAAATGACCGTAAACTGGTCGCTATCCTCATGCAAGGTACAGCCGCTGTATTGCTGATTACTTGTCTCGGCATCTTCGGATTATCCGCTATGTTCTCCTCTCGTATGGAAAAAGAGATGGGAATACGGAAAGCACTGGGATGCTCCTCACCGGAAATATTCTACTTGTATGTGAAACGTTTTCTACGCCTGTGCCTGATTGCTAATATTATTGCCTTACCCCTGGCTGCTTATCTTATCAGCTTGTGGTTAAGAGAGTATACTTACAGGATCGGATTCAGCTGGATATATTTTGCCGGAACCATCCTGTTATCTGTTTTTATTGTCATCGGAACTACGAGTTATCATGCCGGTAGGATCGCACGCCAGAAAGTTGTGAAGTTCCTGCGTGCAGAATAA
- a CDS encoding 2,3-diaminopropionate biosynthesis protein SbnB, whose amino-acid sequence MLYLNTSHLKDITPLWPEVINTIRNASIAAGNQDYHQPIKSYVRYKDPRNRIISMPAYVGGKMDVAGIKWIASFPGNIEQQLPRAHSVSILNNADNGVPVCIINSPLISGIRTAGVTGLILADYLDAYPQRTDLRVGILGMGPIGQLHLEMAQWLAGDRVAAYHLHDLKGIDSDIIPAAIRPLTKIEDSWEPIVAGCDIVITCTVASSPYIQAVPLPGSIHLNVSLRDYHADFRDHVQLMIVDNWEEVCRENTNIEHMHQQKGLQKSETCSIAEFVLNRPFTTLAPDSVSMFNPMGMAIFDIAVGKLYYETAIAQGIGVQLD is encoded by the coding sequence ATGCTTTATCTCAATACCTCTCACCTGAAAGATATTACACCTTTGTGGCCGGAAGTGATCAATACGATACGTAATGCATCGATTGCTGCGGGTAATCAGGATTATCATCAGCCTATAAAATCATATGTACGTTACAAAGATCCAAGAAACCGTATTATCTCCATGCCGGCATATGTCGGGGGCAAAATGGATGTGGCAGGCATCAAATGGATAGCCAGCTTTCCAGGTAATATAGAGCAACAGTTGCCCAGGGCCCATTCTGTAAGTATTCTCAATAATGCGGATAACGGGGTGCCGGTTTGTATAATTAATAGCCCGCTGATCAGTGGTATTCGTACTGCTGGCGTTACCGGGCTTATATTGGCTGATTACCTCGACGCCTATCCGCAACGGACAGATCTCCGTGTGGGTATCCTCGGTATGGGACCCATAGGCCAGCTGCACCTGGAAATGGCGCAGTGGTTAGCGGGCGACCGGGTAGCAGCCTATCACCTGCATGACCTGAAAGGGATCGATTCAGATATCATACCAGCAGCCATACGTCCGTTGACAAAGATCGAAGATAGCTGGGAACCAATCGTTGCCGGATGCGACATTGTGATCACCTGTACGGTAGCATCCTCTCCTTACATACAGGCGGTTCCTCTTCCGGGATCCATTCATCTGAACGTATCCCTTCGTGATTATCACGCAGACTTCAGGGACCATGTACAGCTGATGATTGTGGACAATTGGGAAGAAGTATGCAGGGAAAATACCAACATTGAGCATATGCACCAGCAGAAAGGATTGCAGAAGTCAGAAACTTGTTCTATTGCTGAATTTGTTCTCAACAGACCTTTCACTACGCTTGCACCGGATAGTGTCAGCATGTTTAACCCGATGGGGATGGCGATCTTCGATATTGCTGTGGGTAAACTATATTATGAAACTGCCATAGCGCAGGGAATAGGTGTTCAGCTCGATTAA
- a CDS encoding non-ribosomal peptide synthetase, which translates to MYTLENRGSLTAVLMEYHAKEDAGIYFDRGGDTPDYLSYAALIRISFRMGEVLTSGGMCPGDELVMQVEDSKLFICIFWACLIKGIIPVPLAVGTQEDYKHKVWQVWKQLANPYIICSPRQQEYLENYLAEQEPAMTAAFQGRAFTGLQPETFDAVTPVPLNDIATEGIQDQLAFIQFSSGSTGNPKGISLTHCNVLHNIAAMLRRMKITVADRMLSWVPLTHDMGLILAHLMSTMAGIDQYIVPTDAFRRRPLQWMQKVSRYRASILYTNNFGLKYFISLFDDAHLYDWDLSCIRIIFNGGEPVSAEVANIFLEKLAPFGLQRGTMLPCYGMAEASVGATFCEPGTGMTYHRMDRNYLNTGDKVQFLQPTDAAGSTLVEVGAVLDNLQLRIIDDKDQELPDEHIGYICMKGPNVTKGYYRNEAATVSAFLEQEWLRTGDVGFIRNGRLVVTGRAKNIIIINGRNYYPSDIEAIAEGASQLDRPVVIACGVTPAEDLLEQLLIFVVFRGALSEFIPVAAAIKKAIWEQAGLNVLHVIPLKKVPKTTSGKVQYFRLRESFLSGAFDDMLLSSGTKEDKGDIQTTLLKKVRHMLADDTLTADDLLFSGGINSLLIMQLAGFIQAIYEVRLPVQDFFGDLTIAAIAAKITTAIPRREKVSVLTSASSGSWPLSHAQKGLWYIHHEREHHNTAYNNVLAFGIKGTLNVAALVTAQRQLITRYEILRTRFAVTDVGPVQEIMDVADSPFFFEHRVLPDETDIRHIADSLIRQENDYGFDLGKDALMRTHLLSKSGTIHYLILNIHHIITDAWSVKLLLNELTIHYNAVMRGEQVGQTCFFPQYKDYVAWQQQWLADIEGQQAAEYWQQKLAYAASGWNITGTKARPEFKTYDGAMISRQLDVNQHTQIQAFCKAHQVSPFMLLLATVKLLLYKYTGEEDLVIGTPAYGRAGFQDQPGLFINMLPLRTQLSANDSFFVLLKDIRHTCLEAYEYQQYPFELILQDLRLARDSSRSPLFDIMVEYNHTQLLADQLLLWEGAAVTMQPRIIKHSLYDLSFEFDQQPDGLVLKLHYNTDIFDEPLVSQLLSHFFTLLTAVHRQPEKPLYTFSYISVDEQAQLLQYCKGPVRNYDLSGSYISYFERHLPAWKDRVAVAYNGTTYTFAEVDEISGRIASYLRTQWNVTEDVCVAILLNRSPEFLWWVLGIWKAGGAYVPVDPALPVARIRYMLDCSEARCLLITDDELLRHPDIAGSSLTDKSVNITAVQDTLQQHPFLQPAADNPVALAYVLFTSGSTGAPKGVMITHRGMLNHMFGFIEYLQIDEDSRIAQNASQSFDISVWQFFTTLLTGGTVYIYDQQLVYQPGSFAQRLAEDRISVLEVVPSYLKLLLDEGWLSDTTDVALESLLVTGEEIRPGLALRALALLPDTIRLINAYGPAEASDDVTLHHITAANIASEVPIGKPMPNNNVYVIDRAGNLCAPYVRGEIAVSGTGVGRGYINNETLTQAVFTTDPHEPGTILYHTGDIGYMDRDGHYYFLWRRDNQVKVRGYRIELGEIEKVLMTVAGVTEAVVLAKNAQDTGMSLIAFTAGTAEQDTARLKSAVAAALPAYMMPVCFIHPQEWPLNNNGKTDRKALLALAGNITVTVDTAASDMGPLEHRLAALWSAVLSVPAEISMYSNFFVLGGHSLSAMQLIQRIRKEWNVQLSLSIVFRQQTLEAMANGIRNARQQAAADIPLLPEQEDYAVATEQTRFLITNELDQGNYTNNAVGGICIEGHLNIERFKKAARLLPERHEILRSVIRKKGFEYRFYIQPSTEEATDIQYTDISNNAAIDEVLADIARKEATHVFDVSSLPLIRWHLVKKGHASYVLLVTLHHVIADGGSLVVLLKDVLQLYQSPEEDPVLLRTRIQYKDYVAWHEEQQDVHTRNTFWKNYLAMPLPVTSLPVDLPRNNERLHPAASLVFNLEPALIQDVKVMATNIGVTPFMLLLAGVHVLLYKYSSHESYMIAIPVADRDHPQLQDQVGLYFKLLLLRVAMAGDMSFRQLADVIQSDMIRIMDHPCSYDHYTEQLQLSRPGRTGLYDVMVMHQAVDLGPMPCGLQVYPYLERMFDDKTDCDLRFDFIEYNGTITVAVNYNVSLFRQATIQLLQYRLLSLLRQLLSNNGQISLNEVNPDAAAANTDSAGNSNSTMFTADFQF; encoded by the coding sequence ATGTATACATTGGAGAATAGAGGTAGCTTGACTGCTGTACTGATGGAATACCATGCGAAAGAGGATGCAGGTATATATTTCGACCGTGGGGGGGATACTCCCGACTATCTGTCGTATGCCGCTCTCATTCGGATCAGTTTCCGTATGGGCGAAGTATTGACTTCCGGAGGTATGTGCCCGGGTGATGAGCTCGTGATGCAGGTAGAGGACAGCAAACTGTTTATCTGTATTTTCTGGGCCTGCCTGATAAAAGGGATCATACCTGTCCCGCTGGCTGTAGGTACCCAGGAAGACTATAAGCATAAAGTATGGCAGGTATGGAAACAGCTGGCCAATCCCTATATTATTTGCAGTCCTCGTCAGCAGGAATACCTGGAAAACTATCTCGCAGAACAGGAGCCGGCGATGACAGCGGCCTTTCAGGGAAGAGCATTCACGGGCCTGCAGCCAGAGACATTTGATGCTGTTACGCCGGTGCCACTGAACGATATCGCTACGGAAGGAATACAGGATCAGCTGGCATTTATACAATTCTCCTCGGGGTCTACCGGTAATCCGAAAGGAATATCCCTGACCCATTGTAATGTACTGCATAACATTGCAGCCATGCTACGGCGGATGAAGATCACGGTAGCCGACCGTATGCTCAGTTGGGTACCGCTGACGCACGATATGGGATTAATACTGGCTCACCTGATGAGCACTATGGCGGGCATTGATCAGTATATCGTGCCCACTGACGCTTTCCGGCGCAGGCCCCTGCAATGGATGCAGAAAGTAAGCCGGTACCGGGCTTCCATACTTTATACCAATAATTTTGGGCTCAAATATTTTATTTCCCTCTTCGATGATGCGCATTTATATGACTGGGACTTGTCCTGCATAAGGATCATTTTTAATGGAGGAGAACCTGTATCAGCAGAAGTCGCAAATATATTCCTGGAAAAACTGGCACCTTTCGGGCTGCAGCGAGGGACCATGCTTCCCTGTTATGGAATGGCAGAAGCTTCTGTAGGTGCTACTTTTTGCGAGCCGGGTACGGGTATGACCTATCACCGTATGGACCGCAATTATCTTAATACAGGCGATAAAGTGCAGTTCCTGCAGCCAACAGATGCTGCTGGCAGTACATTGGTAGAAGTAGGCGCTGTACTGGACAACTTACAATTACGCATCATCGACGATAAAGACCAGGAACTGCCGGATGAGCACATCGGCTATATCTGTATGAAAGGACCGAATGTTACCAAAGGGTACTATCGGAATGAAGCAGCAACAGTATCTGCTTTCCTCGAACAGGAATGGTTACGTACCGGTGACGTGGGCTTTATACGAAATGGCCGGCTAGTGGTAACAGGGCGTGCTAAAAATATTATTATTATCAATGGGCGTAACTATTACCCCAGTGATATTGAGGCCATAGCAGAAGGAGCTTCGCAGCTTGATAGACCGGTGGTAATCGCATGCGGTGTGACGCCAGCGGAGGACCTGCTGGAACAACTGCTGATATTTGTCGTGTTCCGGGGGGCGTTGTCCGAATTCATCCCCGTAGCAGCTGCCATCAAAAAAGCCATATGGGAGCAGGCCGGGCTGAATGTACTGCATGTAATACCATTAAAAAAAGTACCCAAGACTACCAGTGGAAAAGTGCAGTACTTCCGGCTGAGGGAAAGCTTTTTATCAGGTGCTTTTGATGATATGTTACTATCATCCGGTACGAAAGAAGATAAGGGGGACATACAAACTACATTGCTGAAAAAAGTACGCCATATGCTCGCTGATGATACCCTTACTGCTGATGACCTGCTGTTCTCCGGTGGCATCAATAGTTTGCTTATCATGCAGCTGGCCGGGTTTATACAGGCGATATATGAAGTGCGTTTGCCTGTACAGGACTTTTTCGGAGATCTTACCATAGCGGCTATTGCAGCCAAGATCACAACCGCAATACCTCGCCGGGAAAAAGTATCGGTGCTTACATCGGCTTCTTCAGGTAGCTGGCCTTTATCGCATGCCCAAAAAGGACTGTGGTATATTCATCATGAAAGAGAACACCATAATACTGCCTACAATAATGTACTTGCATTTGGTATAAAAGGGACGCTAAATGTGGCAGCGCTGGTAACAGCTCAGCGCCAGCTGATCACACGGTATGAGATACTCCGTACCCGGTTTGCAGTGACAGATGTCGGGCCGGTGCAGGAAATCATGGATGTAGCTGATAGTCCGTTCTTTTTTGAACACAGGGTGTTGCCGGATGAAACGGATATCAGGCATATTGCTGATTCATTGATCAGGCAAGAGAATGATTATGGTTTTGATCTCGGAAAAGATGCGCTCATGCGTACGCATCTGTTGAGTAAAAGCGGTACAATACATTACCTAATCCTCAATATCCATCATATAATCACAGATGCCTGGTCGGTGAAACTGTTGCTGAATGAGCTCACCATCCACTATAATGCTGTTATGCGCGGAGAACAGGTAGGGCAGACATGCTTTTTCCCGCAATACAAAGATTATGTAGCATGGCAGCAGCAATGGTTGGCCGATATAGAAGGGCAGCAGGCAGCCGAATACTGGCAGCAAAAACTGGCATATGCCGCATCGGGATGGAATATAACCGGTACAAAGGCGCGGCCGGAATTTAAAACCTATGATGGTGCTATGATCTCCCGGCAGCTCGATGTGAACCAGCACACACAGATACAGGCATTCTGTAAAGCACACCAGGTAAGCCCCTTCATGTTGTTGCTGGCTACGGTCAAATTATTATTGTACAAATACACCGGGGAGGAAGATCTGGTTATAGGTACGCCCGCATATGGACGTGCAGGATTCCAGGATCAGCCAGGGCTTTTTATAAACATGCTCCCATTGCGTACGCAACTGTCTGCCAATGATTCATTTTTTGTATTGCTGAAAGATATCCGTCATACCTGTCTGGAAGCATACGAATACCAGCAGTATCCCTTTGAACTCATTTTGCAGGACCTGCGATTAGCCAGAGATAGCAGCCGTTCTCCGCTGTTCGACATTATGGTGGAATACAATCACACCCAGTTGCTGGCTGATCAACTTTTACTGTGGGAGGGAGCTGCTGTTACCATGCAGCCACGGATAATTAAACACAGCTTGTATGATCTTAGTTTCGAATTCGATCAGCAACCAGATGGACTTGTATTAAAGCTGCACTATAATACGGACATCTTTGATGAGCCACTGGTATCGCAGCTCTTGTCACATTTCTTTACATTACTTACAGCTGTACACAGGCAGCCGGAAAAACCACTTTATACATTCAGTTATATTTCCGTTGATGAACAGGCGCAATTGCTTCAGTATTGTAAAGGGCCCGTACGTAATTATGATCTCTCCGGTAGTTATATCAGTTATTTCGAACGCCATCTGCCGGCCTGGAAGGATCGGGTGGCAGTTGCCTATAATGGTACCACCTATACATTTGCGGAGGTAGATGAAATATCCGGAAGGATAGCCTCCTACTTACGTACACAATGGAACGTAACTGAGGATGTTTGTGTGGCAATATTACTGAACAGGTCACCCGAGTTCCTGTGGTGGGTATTGGGTATATGGAAAGCGGGAGGTGCCTATGTACCTGTGGACCCCGCGTTACCTGTTGCGCGTATACGCTATATGCTGGACTGTTCAGAAGCCCGTTGCCTGTTGATAACAGATGATGAACTTTTACGTCATCCTGATATCGCGGGCTCCTCCCTGACAGATAAGTCCGTGAACATCACTGCTGTGCAGGATACATTACAGCAACATCCTTTCTTACAGCCAGCAGCAGACAATCCGGTAGCTCTGGCATATGTATTGTTCACCTCCGGCTCTACGGGCGCTCCCAAAGGAGTGATGATCACTCATCGGGGTATGCTCAATCATATGTTTGGTTTTATAGAATACTTACAGATAGATGAGGACAGCCGGATAGCACAGAACGCTTCACAGTCATTCGATATATCTGTCTGGCAGTTCTTTACGACGTTGCTGACAGGCGGGACCGTATATATTTATGACCAGCAACTAGTCTACCAACCGGGTTCTTTTGCGCAGCGTCTGGCCGAAGATCGTATAAGCGTACTGGAAGTTGTCCCTTCCTATTTGAAGCTGTTGCTGGATGAAGGCTGGTTATCTGACACTACGGATGTCGCATTAGAGAGTTTGTTAGTAACGGGAGAAGAGATCAGACCGGGACTGGCACTAAGAGCATTAGCACTATTACCTGATACTATCCGGTTGATTAATGCATATGGTCCCGCAGAGGCTTCTGACGATGTGACGTTGCATCATATTACTGCCGCTAATATTGCTTCGGAAGTACCTATCGGCAAACCTATGCCGAATAACAATGTATATGTGATAGATAGAGCTGGTAATTTATGCGCACCCTATGTCCGGGGCGAAATAGCTGTCTCCGGTACAGGAGTAGGAAGAGGTTATATTAATAATGAAACGCTGACACAGGCTGTCTTTACCACCGATCCTCATGAACCAGGCACCATATTATACCATACCGGTGACATTGGTTATATGGACCGGGATGGGCATTATTACTTTCTCTGGCGCAGAGATAACCAGGTAAAGGTAAGAGGATACCGTATTGAACTGGGAGAGATAGAAAAAGTGCTGATGACGGTAGCCGGCGTAACAGAGGCGGTCGTCCTGGCAAAAAATGCACAGGACACCGGGATGTCGCTTATTGCATTCACTGCAGGTACTGCCGAGCAGGATACTGCCAGACTGAAAAGTGCTGTAGCAGCAGCTTTGCCTGCGTATATGATGCCGGTATGTTTTATTCATCCGCAGGAATGGCCATTGAATAATAATGGTAAAACAGATCGTAAGGCGTTGCTTGCGTTAGCAGGCAATATTACAGTTACTGTTGATACGGCTGCCAGCGATATGGGACCACTGGAGCATCGACTGGCGGCTCTCTGGTCTGCCGTGCTAAGTGTACCGGCCGAAATATCGATGTACAGCAACTTTTTTGTACTGGGGGGACATTCTTTATCAGCTATGCAACTTATCCAGCGTATCAGAAAAGAATGGAATGTACAACTTAGTCTGAGTATAGTATTCAGACAGCAGACACTGGAGGCAATGGCGAATGGAATAAGGAATGCACGCCAACAGGCTGCTGCTGATATCCCACTCTTACCTGAACAGGAAGATTATGCAGTCGCCACCGAACAAACGCGCTTCCTTATTACCAATGAGCTGGATCAGGGTAATTATACCAATAATGCGGTTGGAGGTATCTGTATTGAAGGGCATTTAAATATAGAGCGCTTTAAGAAAGCCGCCCGGTTGCTGCCGGAACGACACGAGATACTACGGTCTGTAATAAGAAAAAAAGGATTTGAATATCGTTTTTATATACAACCATCTACGGAAGAAGCAACGGATATACAGTATACAGACATCAGTAACAATGCTGCTATAGACGAAGTACTGGCAGATATAGCACGGAAGGAAGCTACACATGTTTTCGATGTCAGCAGTTTACCGCTGATACGCTGGCACCTGGTAAAGAAAGGCCACGCTTCTTATGTATTACTCGTGACGCTACATCACGTTATTGCCGATGGAGGGTCCCTGGTTGTATTATTAAAAGATGTACTACAGCTATATCAGTCACCGGAAGAAGATCCGGTTTTACTGCGTACCCGCATACAGTACAAGGATTATGTAGCATGGCATGAAGAACAGCAGGATGTGCATACGAGGAATACTTTTTGGAAGAATTATCTGGCAATGCCGCTGCCTGTCACATCATTGCCAGTCGATTTACCTCGCAATAATGAAAGACTGCACCCGGCAGCCAGCCTCGTTTTTAACCTGGAACCAGCTTTGATACAGGATGTAAAGGTAATGGCTACTAATATAGGCGTAACGCCATTTATGTTGTTACTCGCTGGTGTGCATGTACTGTTATATAAGTATAGTAGCCATGAATCATATATGATAGCAATCCCCGTGGCTGACAGAGATCATCCACAGTTGCAGGATCAGGTTGGGCTTTATTTCAAGTTATTGCTGCTGCGTGTCGCCATGGCGGGTGATATGTCTTTCCGCCAGCTGGCAGATGTGATACAATCAGATATGATCCGTATAATGGATCATCCCTGTTCCTACGACCACTATACGGAACAGTTACAACTGTCGCGCCCGGGCCGTACCGGACTGTATGATGTAATGGTCATGCATCAGGCAGTAGATCTTGGTCCAATGCCTTGCGGACTGCAGGTATACCCTTATCTGGAAAGAATGTTTGATGATAAGACGGACTGCGATCTGCGTTTTGATTTTATAGAATACAATGGTACTATCACTGTCGCGGTCAATTACAATGTATCGTTGTTCAGGCAGGCTACCATACAGCTGCTGCAATACCGGCTGCTAAGCCTGCTCCGGCAGCTACTATCAAATAATGGCCAGATATCACTGAATGAGGTAAATCCTGATGCGGCGGCTGCAAATACAGATAGCGCCGGTAATTCGAATTCCACGATGTTCACCGCAGATTTTCAGTTTTGA